Below is a window of Ralstonia pickettii DNA.
ACGGCTTCAGCGCTGGCGGCGACCCACCAGCACAGGGCGGCGTCGAAGAAAAACGGGCGTTGTGCTGCAAGTTCGGCGTAATAGGGAGCGGGATCGGCATGCACGATGGCTTGCAGCACATCAGCGGGCGGGGCGGTGTTGAGGGCAATCATCAGCGTGGGGCGCGGGAGTAAGATGGCTCTCATTGTCTGCACTGGCCGCTCGCCAGTCACGCGCCAACAGTTTGGTCCCCAACGAACCATGACCGCATCTTCCTCAGCCACTGAATCGACCACGCAGCCGGACATCGGCCGCGTGGCAGCCACCATTGGCGACCCCACCCGCATCCGCATGCTGCTGCTGTTGATGGAAGGCCGCTCCCTGACTGCCAAGGAACTCGCCTACGGGGCCGGTGTGGAGCCCGCCACGGCCAGCGCGCACTTGCGCCGGCTTGAGGCCGATGCGCTCATCACCTCGTTGTCGAGCGGACGCTACAAATACTTCGGGCTGCGCTCTCCGGCGGTGGCGGAGATGATCGAGTCGCTGCTGGTGGTTGCGCCTGAAAAACCTGCTGACCCGCGGCGATCAGTCGTGCCTGAAAACCTGCGTGCTGCGCGCCTGTGCTATGACCACCTGGCCGGGCAGCTCGGCACCGAGGTGTCGGAGAAACTGCTGTCGCGCGGCTGGCTGACGCAGCTCGATGCAATCCACGGCGCCTACGACGTCACGCCCGAGGGTGAGCAGGCGCTGGCCGCCATCGGCGTCGATGTGAGTGCGTTGCGCAACGGCCGACGCCGCTTTGCATATGGCTGCATGGATTGGAGCGAGCGTCGCCCGCATCTGGCAGGCGCGCTCGGGGCCGCCGTGGCGGAGCGCTGCATCGCATTGGGATGGCTGGCGCGGCAGAAGCATTCGCGTGCACTGAACATGACCGAGGTCGGGCAGCGCGAATTGCATGCATGGTTGCGCACGACGTAGGGCCGCGCTGTTGTGCGTCAGTTGGCGCCGCCGATCGACTTGACGTAGTCGCGCTGGAACACGCACATGCGCAGCGCGTTGTGATACGCGCCATTGCTGAAGAACTCCTCGATGAGTTCACCTTCGCGCTGGAAGCCGCATTTTTCGTACACGTGGATCGCGCGTTCGTTCACTACGTCGACCACGAGATACAGCTTGTGCAGATTCAGCACCATGAATGCATAGTCGATGGCAAGTCGCGTCGCGGTTGACGCATAGCCGTGACCCTGCCAGCCGGGCGCGATAATGATCTGAAATTCGCCGCGCCGGTGGATGTAGTTCAACTCCATCAACTCGACCAGGCCGACGGCTTCGCCGGCATCGTTCTCGCAGATGAAGCGGCGCTCGCGCTGGTCGTGCACGTGGCGGTCGTAGAGCTGTGAAAGTTCGGTAAACGTTTCGTACGGCTCTTCGAACCAGTAACGCATGATCTTCGCGTCGTTGTTCAGTTCGTGTACGAAGCGCAAGTCATTGCGCTCCAGCGGGCGCAGGCAAAGGTGGCGGGATTTTTCGATCACCATGGTGTTGTCCTTGTTGTGTTGAGGCGCCCGACATCGCGTCGACGTCCCAACGCGTTCAGCAAGGACGTGTCGCTCCGGATGCGTGCTTACGCTGAGGTTGCACGCGTCGGCGCCGATCCAGATACAGCCACCACCCTGTTGCTGCAAATACCGGCAGCATCAACGCTCCGATCAACACTAGCACGACGCCGATCGGGCCGAAATAGCGTCCATTGTGAAGCGGCAACATGCCTGCCAGCAGGCGTTGCATTGGCGGCTTTGCAGCGAAGGATTCGTTGCGCAGGACGGCGCCGGTAGCAGCGTCCAGGGTCAATCGGTTGAAGGCGCGGTCGTGCGGAGCATCGGCCGGCAGCCAGTTGATATCGACCTGGCCCGTGCGGGCATCGTCGATACGGAGGGTGGCCGTTCCATAGTTCGACGCGTTGTCGAGGAAAGCGTTCCACGTGCGCTCAATTGCCGCATCTTCGAGCGGTTTTCGCGGGACTTCCACCGGTTTTGCCTTGGAGGCAACGGGCATGCCGGCCAAGCGCTGCAGGCCATCGCGGTACCAGTCATAGGCCCAATACAGCCCGCTGAACGCGGCCAGCAGATACAGCGGCAACACCAGCGTACCGATGACGGTGTGCACGTCCCACCATCGGATGCGGCCCGCACGGCTCCACCGGATGACAAGCCAGCTTCGCCAGTTCGAGACGCGACGCGGCCAGCGCAGGTACAAGCCCGACAGCGCCATCACGACGAGCCCTATCGTGCTCGCACCTACGATCTGCTTGCCGATCTCATCGGCAAGCAACGTCCGGTGCAGCAGCTTGACGGTGGCAAAGAAGCGCTGTGCGCGCGCTTCGGGCAGCAAGGTGCCGGTGGCGGCATCGATGTAGCGCAGCTCACCGCGGCTGCTCCCACCGTGTTTGCCGGGCGGCCACTCATACCAGACGCGCCACGGCTGGGTGGGGTCGGACGCAGCGGTGATGAAGGTGACGGGGCGGTCCGGCATGGCAGCGCGCGCCTGCGCCGCCACTTGCGGCAGCGTCGGCGCAGGGCCGCTGCGCGCGGGCATGGTGAGCACGCCGGGGTTGAGCGCGCGCAGCAGTTCGTCTTCGTACGCCATCAGCGCGCCGGTGGCGCCAACGACGGCCAGCACCACACTGGCCGACAACCCGATCAGCCAGTGCAAGCGGAACAGCACCCGTCGCAGCATCGCTCGTTCGCCTGTTCGATGCTTACATCTTGTAGCGCACGCCCAGCAGCGCCATGCGCGGGGCACCGGGCATGTTGTAGTTTTCGGCGGCGCCGTGAGCCGACACGTAGTACGCGCGGTTGAACAGGTTCTGCAGGTTCAGCGTGACATCAAGGTGCTTGCTGCGATAACCGGCGCCC
It encodes the following:
- a CDS encoding ArsR/SmtB family transcription factor, coding for MTASSSATESTTQPDIGRVAATIGDPTRIRMLLLLMEGRSLTAKELAYGAGVEPATASAHLRRLEADALITSLSSGRYKYFGLRSPAVAEMIESLLVVAPEKPADPRRSVVPENLRAARLCYDHLAGQLGTEVSEKLLSRGWLTQLDAIHGAYDVTPEGEQALAAIGVDVSALRNGRRRFAYGCMDWSERRPHLAGALGAAVAERCIALGWLARQKHSRALNMTEVGQRELHAWLRTT
- the speG gene encoding spermidine N1-acetyltransferase, with the translated sequence MVIEKSRHLCLRPLERNDLRFVHELNNDAKIMRYWFEEPYETFTELSQLYDRHVHDQRERRFICENDAGEAVGLVELMELNYIHRRGEFQIIIAPGWQGHGYASTATRLAIDYAFMVLNLHKLYLVVDVVNERAIHVYEKCGFQREGELIEEFFSNGAYHNALRMCVFQRDYVKSIGGAN
- a CDS encoding PepSY-associated TM helix domain-containing protein, whose product is MLRRVLFRLHWLIGLSASVVLAVVGATGALMAYEDELLRALNPGVLTMPARSGPAPTLPQVAAQARAAMPDRPVTFITAASDPTQPWRVWYEWPPGKHGGSSRGELRYIDAATGTLLPEARAQRFFATVKLLHRTLLADEIGKQIVGASTIGLVVMALSGLYLRWPRRVSNWRSWLVIRWSRAGRIRWWDVHTVIGTLVLPLYLLAAFSGLYWAYDWYRDGLQRLAGMPVASKAKPVEVPRKPLEDAAIERTWNAFLDNASNYGTATLRIDDARTGQVDINWLPADAPHDRAFNRLTLDAATGAVLRNESFAAKPPMQRLLAGMLPLHNGRYFGPIGVVLVLIGALMLPVFAATGWWLYLDRRRRVQPQRKHASGATRPC